The Nocardioides luti genome contains a region encoding:
- a CDS encoding transposase, with protein sequence MSGPPGWRWSSARTRRQSRARSPRVADQLGMHPETLRNWVRQAEIDGGVRPGTTTSDAQRLADLEREVRELRRANHILKTSAAFFAAELDRPTNR encoded by the coding sequence GTGAGCGGGCCACCCGGATGGCGGTGGAGCTCCGCCAGGACCCGGCGACAAAGCAGGGCGCGATCGCCCCGTGTCGCCGACCAGCTCGGCATGCACCCTGAGACCCTGCGCAACTGGGTCCGACAGGCCGAGATTGACGGTGGCGTCCGGCCCGGCACCACAACCAGTGATGCGCAGCGGCTGGCCGACCTCGAGCGCGAAGTCCGCGAGCTGCGGCGGGCGAACCACATCTTGAAGACCTCGGCGGCTTTCTTCGCGGCGGAGCTCGACCGCCCCACGAACAGGTAG
- a CDS encoding tyrosine-type recombinase/integrase yields MGPLAPTVLGECSAWLSIKGYSPGSAAGVLNALGRLSLWMRTVGAGVEDIEEELLARFVEEERARDVVCVTAMRARGTMRRFLVASGYLGSVVVEDCHPTPAAAAVAQWRGWMRDQGGLTEQTIAARVHYAAGLLDALTTDGGALEWRRLEVPLVNAYVAERGRGYGAVARAHIVTAVRCLLRWALSTGRIDRDLAPGILKPPGTKRSLPRGVSADQVAALLGACDPATAIGTRDRALVLVLVRLGLRAGEAAGLRLNDIDWATGQFKVTGKGREHVLPLPVDVGQALEAWLRHRPPALDRAVFVRMKAPRQAMTTSGISGVIARLSGLAGIDPIYAHRLRHTAAMSVLASGGSLTEAKELLGHVHAATTMAYAKVDLASLRELVVPFGQVPR; encoded by the coding sequence GTGGGCCCCTTGGCACCGACGGTGCTGGGCGAGTGCTCGGCCTGGTTGAGCATCAAGGGTTACTCCCCGGGCTCGGCGGCCGGGGTGCTGAACGCGCTGGGCCGACTCAGCTTGTGGATGCGAACGGTCGGTGCCGGTGTCGAGGACATCGAGGAGGAGCTCCTCGCCAGGTTCGTGGAGGAGGAGCGCGCGAGGGACGTCGTCTGCGTCACCGCGATGAGGGCCCGAGGGACGATGCGCAGGTTCCTTGTGGCGAGCGGATACCTGGGCTCTGTGGTGGTCGAGGACTGCCACCCGACGCCGGCTGCGGCTGCAGTGGCGCAGTGGCGTGGTTGGATGCGCGACCAAGGCGGCCTGACCGAGCAGACCATCGCGGCCCGCGTCCATTACGCAGCCGGCCTCCTGGACGCGCTGACCACCGACGGCGGGGCCCTGGAATGGCGTCGGCTTGAAGTCCCCCTCGTGAACGCCTACGTCGCCGAGCGCGGACGTGGCTACGGGGCTGTCGCACGTGCGCACATCGTGACCGCTGTCCGGTGCCTACTGCGGTGGGCGCTGAGCACCGGTCGTATCGACCGGGATCTTGCTCCTGGCATCCTGAAGCCCCCAGGAACGAAGCGTTCCTTGCCGCGTGGCGTGAGCGCCGACCAGGTCGCTGCACTGTTGGGGGCGTGCGATCCCGCCACGGCGATCGGGACCAGGGACCGGGCGCTCGTCCTGGTCCTGGTGAGGCTGGGCCTGCGCGCTGGTGAGGCAGCGGGCTTGAGGCTCAACGATATCGACTGGGCCACCGGCCAGTTCAAAGTCACCGGCAAGGGCCGCGAGCACGTGCTCCCGCTCCCTGTCGACGTGGGCCAGGCGTTGGAGGCGTGGCTGCGGCACCGGCCTCCTGCCCTGGACAGGGCGGTGTTCGTGCGGATGAAGGCGCCTCGCCAGGCGATGACGACCTCGGGGATCTCTGGCGTCATCGCCCGGCTGTCGGGCCTGGCGGGGATCGACCCGATCTACGCGCACCGGCTCAGGCATACCGCCGCGATGAGCGTGCTGGCCTCGGGCGGTTCCCTGACCGAAGCGAAGGAGCTGCTGGGCCACGTCCACGCCGCCACCACGATGGCCTACGCGAAAGTCGACCTCGCCTCGCTGCGTGAGCTGGTCGTGCCGTTCGGACAGGTCCCGCGATGA
- a CDS encoding TetR family transcriptional regulator: MSSPSMRDRYREHVRTAVVEAAHDLIADRGWERVRMGEIAEAVGISRALLYKEFGDKPGLGEAVVLREAARFIEGIEGVLAHHDADAARGLAASVKFVLEEAENSSLLRAVLIANRDSSPTATGILPLMTTSAQLLELASNSLARWLMAHVPGVQADDVADAAEALVRLTVSHLALPTMSRKDTSRKITEVGLRYLGLSVEAATSEATT; this comes from the coding sequence GTGTCATCCCCCTCCATGCGCGATCGGTACCGCGAGCACGTCCGCACGGCTGTGGTGGAGGCTGCTCACGACCTGATCGCCGATCGAGGCTGGGAGCGAGTCCGCATGGGTGAGATCGCCGAGGCAGTCGGGATTTCACGCGCCCTGCTCTATAAAGAGTTCGGCGACAAGCCCGGATTGGGAGAGGCCGTCGTCCTGAGGGAGGCGGCGCGCTTCATCGAGGGCATCGAAGGAGTGCTCGCGCACCACGACGCCGATGCTGCTCGCGGCCTCGCGGCCTCGGTGAAATTCGTGCTCGAGGAAGCTGAGAACAGCTCTCTACTCAGGGCGGTGCTGATCGCCAACCGCGATTCCTCCCCGACCGCGACGGGCATTCTCCCCCTGATGACGACCTCCGCGCAGCTGCTGGAACTGGCCTCGAACTCGTTGGCACGGTGGCTCATGGCTCACGTGCCCGGGGTGCAGGCCGACGATGTGGCGGACGCTGCGGAGGCTCTGGTGAGGCTCACCGTGAGCCATCTAGCCCTGCCCACCATGTCCCGCAAGGACACTTCACGGAAGATCACCGAGGTCGGACTGAGGTACCTCGGGCTCTCCGTCGAAGCGGCGACGTCCGAAGCCACGACCTGA
- a CDS encoding lysophospholipid acyltransferase family protein produces the protein MRLIWTPHRPQTDAERRGLAWWVAVLSCKPFLIVLRRPDWRGVSGIPRSGGAVLAANHVSHIDPLLVAELVLASGRVPRFLAKDSLFHGPIVGRWFRAAGHVKVDRAAGRAGYDDAVKAARCGQLLLVYPEGSISKREDGMPMTMKSGAVRIALEASVPLLPVAQWGAQEILPAYSGRLRWGWRRQVSVFVGAPVPLEDLRDLEPARAVEVGRQRLEDVLITMVCELRGATAAARSIRAQAPKAGSSGREDPEPRTIAGP, from the coding sequence ATGCGGCTCATCTGGACACCTCACCGTCCTCAAACCGATGCCGAGCGACGTGGCCTTGCCTGGTGGGTGGCCGTGCTGAGCTGCAAGCCGTTCCTGATCGTGCTGCGCCGGCCGGACTGGCGCGGAGTCTCAGGGATCCCGAGGTCGGGTGGGGCAGTGCTGGCCGCCAACCACGTCTCGCACATCGACCCTCTGCTAGTCGCGGAGCTGGTGCTGGCCTCGGGGCGGGTGCCGCGGTTCTTGGCGAAGGACAGCCTCTTCCACGGTCCGATCGTGGGCAGGTGGTTCCGTGCGGCCGGCCACGTCAAGGTCGACCGGGCTGCCGGACGCGCAGGGTACGACGACGCGGTGAAGGCGGCACGCTGTGGTCAGCTCCTTCTGGTGTATCCCGAGGGTTCTATCAGCAAGCGGGAGGACGGTATGCCGATGACGATGAAGTCAGGGGCGGTTCGCATCGCCCTCGAGGCGTCGGTCCCGCTCCTCCCGGTGGCCCAGTGGGGTGCCCAGGAGATCCTGCCCGCATACAGCGGGCGGTTGCGATGGGGTTGGCGACGGCAGGTGAGCGTGTTCGTCGGCGCTCCCGTCCCGCTCGAGGACCTCCGTGACCTGGAGCCCGCACGTGCCGTCGAAGTGGGCCGTCAACGGCTCGAGGACGTCCTCATCACGATGGTGTGCGAGCTGCGTGGAGCCACCGCGGCGGCGCGGTCCATCCGTGCTCAGGCGCCGAAGGCGGGATCCTCAGGGCGCGAGGATCCCGAGCCGCGCACCATCGCGGGGCCGTAG
- a CDS encoding IS3 family transposase, with protein MVYIDAHRHDVVDGREVGVEPICGVLRNAGVQIAPSSYYAAKTRPPSARAIRDAELVEDIKVAHKANLGVYGARKIHAELNREGVKVAHKANLGVYGARKIHAELNREGVKVARCTVERLMRAEGLRGIPREKFRKTTIGDGAETERPEDLVKRKFAATGPNQLWVADFKCRRRHLKSYADVRTMPMLSVMAFDSLAFGVERSA; from the coding sequence GTGGTCTACATCGACGCCCATCGCCACGACGTTGTCGACGGGCGTGAGGTCGGGGTCGAGCCGATCTGCGGCGTGCTGAGGAACGCCGGCGTGCAGATCGCCCCGAGCAGCTACTACGCGGCCAAGACCAGACCGCCCTCGGCACGCGCGATCCGTGACGCCGAGCTGGTCGAGGACATCAAGGTCGCCCACAAGGCGAACCTGGGTGTTTACGGCGCCCGGAAGATCCACGCCGAGCTCAACCGCGAAGGCGTCAAGGTCGCCCACAAGGCGAACCTGGGTGTTTACGGCGCCCGGAAGATCCACGCCGAGCTCAACCGCGAAGGCGTCAAGGTCGCCCGGTGCACCGTGGAGCGGCTGATGCGCGCCGAGGGCTTGCGGGGGATCCCGCGGGAGAAGTTCCGCAAGACCACCATCGGCGACGGTGCTGAGACCGAGCGTCCCGAGGATCTGGTGAAGCGGAAGTTCGCAGCGACCGGCCCGAACCAGCTGTGGGTGGCCGACTTCAAATGCCGACGTCGGCATTTGAAGTCCTATGCCGACGTTCGAACTATGCCGATGTTGTCGGTGATGGCGTTTGACAGCTTGGCCTTCGGTGTTGAGAGGTCGGCATAG
- a CDS encoding tyrosine-type recombinase/integrase: MTTPTTPTTLREWLDEYLAMRRALGFQLDDVERQVGLFLAWLEARGQTQTFTIDDAVRWARLNPDAHPSWWATRLSLVRRFANHLNASGVDVPAIPSGLLPARKPRAVPFIYSQADIDALLAACDTTFTDERIAATVRTVIGLLAATGLRIGEALRLRVDDIDTAHDLLVIQEAKSAERLVPIHPTTTAALLQYIALPARTATHPDPHGPVFVTSKGTSYAYGPFQARFKRVREAAGLTPRGRARPRLHDLRHTFATAHMTTAYAYHGDPERVLTLLATWLGHSDAAHTYWYLTATGELMARAAGLLEHDPEGDPS, from the coding sequence ATGACGACACCGACGACGCCGACGACGCTGCGCGAGTGGCTGGATGAGTACCTGGCGATGCGACGGGCCCTGGGGTTCCAGCTCGACGACGTCGAACGGCAGGTCGGCCTGTTCCTCGCCTGGCTCGAGGCACGCGGCCAGACACAGACCTTCACCATCGACGACGCCGTGAGGTGGGCGCGGCTCAACCCCGACGCGCATCCATCATGGTGGGCCACCCGGCTGTCGCTGGTCCGCCGCTTCGCCAACCACCTCAACGCCAGCGGCGTCGACGTCCCGGCGATCCCCAGCGGTTTGCTGCCAGCCAGGAAGCCGCGGGCGGTTCCCTTCATCTATAGCCAAGCCGACATCGACGCCTTGCTCGCCGCCTGCGACACGACGTTCACCGACGAGCGGATCGCCGCGACCGTGCGCACCGTTATCGGGCTGCTCGCTGCGACGGGGCTGCGGATCGGCGAGGCCCTGCGCCTGCGTGTCGACGACATCGACACCGCCCACGACCTGCTGGTAATCCAGGAAGCGAAGTCAGCAGAACGGCTGGTCCCGATCCACCCGACGACCACGGCCGCCCTGCTGCAATACATCGCCCTGCCTGCCCGAACAGCCACCCACCCCGACCCCCACGGTCCGGTCTTCGTGACCTCCAAGGGAACCAGCTACGCCTACGGACCGTTCCAGGCGCGGTTCAAACGGGTTCGCGAGGCCGCCGGGCTCACCCCGCGCGGAAGGGCACGCCCCCGCCTGCACGACCTGAGGCACACCTTCGCCACTGCGCACATGACCACCGCCTACGCCTACCACGGCGACCCCGAACGAGTGCTCACGCTGCTGGCCACCTGGCTGGGGCACTCCGACGCCGCCCACACCTACTGGTATCTGACCGCGACCGGGGAGCTCATGGCCCGCGCCGCCGGCCTGCTCGAGCACGACCCCGAAGGAGACCCCTCATGA
- a CDS encoding fatty acid desaturase, giving the protein MIGSAATARTKSQSFYGHFYIEHNRGHHVRVATPEDPASSRYGENFYQFWPRTVGGSLKSAWNIEKKRYARKKQHPFRIGNDVLNAWLMSAVLWGAMIAWLGVGITPYLVIQAVVGFSLLEVVKHMEHYGMVR; this is encoded by the coding sequence GTGATCGGGTCCGCCGCCACCGCAAGGACCAAAAGCCAGAGCTTCTACGGCCACTTCTACATCGAGCACAACCGGGGCCATCACGTCCGCGTCGCCACACCGGAGGACCCCGCCAGCAGCAGGTACGGCGAGAACTTCTACCAGTTCTGGCCGCGTACGGTCGGTGGTTCCCTCAAGAGTGCCTGGAACATCGAGAAGAAGCGCTACGCGCGCAAGAAGCAGCACCCGTTCCGGATCGGCAACGACGTGCTCAACGCGTGGCTGATGTCGGCGGTGCTGTGGGGCGCGATGATCGCGTGGCTCGGTGTCGGCATCACGCCGTACCTCGTCATCCAGGCTGTCGTGGGATTCTCGCTCCTCGAGGTGGTCAAGCACATGGAGCACTACGGGATGGTGCGCTAG
- a CDS encoding transglutaminase-like domain-containing protein gives MGDELDPRQALAPTGFIDSDHHDVRDFTESVVRGVQDPRERVGLLFAEVRDRLRYDPYSVTAAPPTYRASAILDGGPTWCVPKAVLLTASLRAAGIPAVLGFSDVRNHLNSEALLELMGTDLFVFHGWSAAYVDGRWRKGSPAFNSELCRRFGVPPLEFDGSQDALLHAADGAGRRHMEYVRERGMFVDLPFDELMATLLDTYGPAMVRGSGSSRPEDPAFGA, from the coding sequence ATGGGCGACGAGCTCGACCCCCGGCAGGCCCTTGCCCCGACCGGGTTCATCGACAGCGACCACCACGACGTGCGCGACTTCACCGAGTCCGTGGTGCGAGGTGTCCAGGATCCGCGTGAGCGGGTCGGGCTGCTCTTCGCGGAGGTCCGCGACCGACTCCGCTACGACCCCTACAGCGTCACCGCGGCCCCCCCGACCTACCGCGCCAGCGCGATCCTTGACGGTGGCCCCACCTGGTGCGTCCCGAAGGCGGTGCTGCTCACGGCGAGCCTGCGCGCTGCGGGGATCCCGGCCGTACTGGGGTTCTCCGATGTCCGCAACCACCTCAACAGCGAGGCGCTGCTGGAGCTGATGGGCACGGACCTGTTCGTGTTCCACGGGTGGAGCGCGGCGTACGTCGACGGCCGGTGGCGCAAGGGCTCGCCGGCCTTCAACTCCGAGCTGTGCCGCCGCTTCGGCGTACCTCCGTTGGAGTTCGACGGATCGCAGGACGCCCTGCTCCACGCAGCCGACGGCGCCGGCCGCCGCCACATGGAGTACGTCCGCGAGCGGGGGATGTTCGTGGACCTACCGTTCGATGAGCTGATGGCAACACTGCTGGACACCTACGGCCCCGCGATGGTGCGCGGCTCGGGATCCTCGCGCCCTGAGGATCCCGCCTTCGGCGCCTGA
- a CDS encoding IS30 family transposase, producing the protein MGRRQQASDRAVRPAMRSPGRPQPPRQVEQEFWRRIAEGMSSEDAAAAVGVSGPVGSRWFRHGGGMPPLSLAPPSGRYLSFPEREEIAILKAQGLGVRETARRLGRHPSTISRELRRNAATRSGKLEYRASVAQWKAQMAARRPKVAKLLADLRLQGYVQDKLAGVLRGPDGAEILGPDVAPWKGRRKPHRQDRRWSKAWSPEQISNRLPIDFPDDESMRCSHETIYQALFIESRGALKRELVACLRTGRALREPRARTRNRPGGHVTADVVISQRPAEVEDRAVPGHWEGDLIIGLNRSAIGTLVERSTRYTMLVHLPRAEGYGMVAPTKNGPPLGGYGAVAMKEALVETMTTLPEQLRRTLTWDRGKELSQHAQFKIETGIAVYFADPQSPWQRGTNENHNGLLRQYFPKGTDISRWSNEETQAVEAALNSRPRKSLGWKTPAEALDEHLRLLHQAGVATTG; encoded by the coding sequence ATGGGTCGTCGTCAGCAGGCGTCAGATCGTGCGGTCCGGCCAGCGATGCGGTCCCCGGGTCGTCCTCAACCGCCCCGGCAGGTCGAGCAGGAGTTCTGGCGGCGGATCGCGGAGGGCATGAGCAGCGAGGACGCCGCCGCCGCTGTGGGCGTGTCAGGACCAGTCGGCTCCCGATGGTTCCGCCACGGTGGCGGCATGCCACCCCTGAGTCTTGCCCCGCCGTCGGGCCGGTACCTGTCGTTTCCTGAAAGGGAAGAGATCGCGATCTTGAAGGCGCAGGGCCTTGGGGTCCGTGAGACCGCCAGGCGCCTCGGTCGACATCCTTCGACGATCTCGCGCGAGCTGCGCCGCAACGCCGCCACTCGCAGCGGGAAGCTGGAGTATCGCGCATCGGTGGCGCAGTGGAAGGCCCAGATGGCCGCCCGGCGTCCCAAGGTTGCGAAGCTGTTGGCTGACCTGCGACTGCAGGGCTACGTCCAGGACAAGCTCGCCGGCGTGCTCCGCGGACCCGACGGCGCGGAGATCCTCGGGCCCGATGTCGCACCGTGGAAGGGGCGCAGAAAGCCGCACCGTCAGGACCGCCGCTGGAGCAAGGCCTGGAGCCCGGAGCAGATCTCGAACCGACTTCCTATCGACTTCCCCGATGATGAGTCCATGCGCTGTAGCCACGAGACGATCTACCAGGCGCTCTTCATCGAGAGCCGTGGCGCCCTCAAGCGCGAACTCGTTGCATGTCTGCGCACCGGTCGGGCATTGCGTGAGCCCAGGGCACGTACCCGCAACAGACCCGGCGGCCATGTCACCGCCGATGTCGTGATCAGTCAGCGACCTGCCGAGGTCGAGGACCGTGCAGTCCCGGGGCACTGGGAGGGAGATCTGATCATCGGGTTGAACCGCTCCGCGATCGGGACCCTGGTCGAGCGGAGCACGAGGTACACGATGCTGGTCCACCTTCCTCGCGCTGAGGGTTACGGGATGGTGGCGCCAACGAAGAACGGGCCACCGTTGGGTGGTTACGGCGCGGTGGCCATGAAGGAGGCCCTCGTCGAGACCATGACGACCTTGCCCGAGCAACTGCGACGCACGCTGACCTGGGACCGCGGCAAGGAGCTCTCCCAGCACGCGCAGTTCAAGATCGAGACCGGGATCGCGGTCTACTTCGCCGACCCGCAGAGCCCTTGGCAGCGCGGCACCAACGAGAACCACAACGGTCTGCTGCGCCAGTACTTCCCCAAGGGCACCGACATCTCGCGATGGAGCAACGAGGAGACACAAGCGGTCGAAGCTGCACTCAACAGCAGACCCAGGAAGAGCCTCGGATGGAAGACCCCAGCAGAGGCCCTCGACGAGCACCTACGATTGCTCCACCAAGCTGGTGTTGCTACCACCGGTTGA
- a CDS encoding BtrH N-terminal domain-containing protein codes for MASSSDAVAVPYPHRRGGHCGSGAMRDLLEWAGLGWEGPPDEGLVFALSGSLDLSYVRNAALMPPVYLVGRGGDLETDLPTRLGAVVTVHATEDPQVGWTYVRDAVRAGRPALVWADIAELPYLRVRLQMSRHDIVVIGYDDVQQLAHVVDNDRDEVQLVPYEALARARCSRGFPVPTRHTYFDIAWPDSLPDLATVARAAFAQAAVAMTTSTGPSIVTGRDTATGATGLAAVDLFAEDLARWPEVFPDEVLDLALQGLSAFVEKAGTGGGLFRRLLSSGAADIARLTGDVRASEVANAAHLCAETWSLVASLGRQEGPARGRAEQAALAAAALPSLERDLVTALGAAGALQNAEVSA; via the coding sequence ATGGCCAGCTCGAGCGACGCCGTCGCGGTTCCCTACCCGCACCGACGTGGCGGCCACTGCGGCTCGGGCGCGATGCGCGACCTCCTCGAATGGGCCGGGCTCGGCTGGGAAGGCCCGCCCGACGAGGGCCTCGTCTTCGCGCTAAGCGGGTCGCTGGACCTCTCCTACGTCCGGAATGCAGCGCTCATGCCACCGGTGTACCTCGTGGGTCGGGGCGGGGACCTGGAGACCGATCTCCCGACACGACTCGGCGCCGTGGTCACCGTGCACGCCACGGAGGACCCCCAGGTGGGCTGGACCTACGTGCGCGATGCCGTGCGCGCCGGTCGCCCAGCCCTTGTGTGGGCCGACATCGCAGAGCTGCCCTACCTGCGCGTGCGCCTTCAGATGAGTCGCCATGACATCGTTGTGATCGGCTACGACGACGTGCAGCAGCTCGCGCACGTCGTCGACAACGACCGCGACGAGGTGCAGCTGGTGCCTTACGAGGCTCTGGCTCGGGCTCGCTGCTCCCGAGGATTTCCGGTCCCGACGCGCCACACCTACTTCGACATCGCCTGGCCCGATTCGCTGCCCGACCTGGCCACCGTCGCCCGGGCGGCGTTCGCCCAGGCGGCTGTCGCGATGACCACCTCGACCGGTCCCTCGATTGTCACCGGGAGGGACACGGCGACCGGGGCCACGGGGCTGGCCGCCGTCGACCTGTTCGCCGAGGACCTCGCTCGATGGCCAGAGGTCTTCCCCGACGAGGTCTTGGACCTGGCGCTCCAGGGACTCAGCGCATTCGTGGAGAAGGCCGGCACCGGCGGTGGGCTGTTCCGGCGACTGCTCTCCAGCGGCGCCGCCGACATCGCGCGTCTGACCGGGGACGTTCGCGCGAGCGAAGTCGCCAACGCTGCGCACCTCTGCGCGGAGACATGGTCACTGGTCGCGTCGCTGGGCCGGCAGGAGGGCCCGGCCCGGGGCCGGGCGGAGCAAGCCGCCCTCGCAGCTGCCGCCCTCCCGTCGCTCGAGCGGGACCTCGTCACGGCCCTCGGGGCGGCCGGCGCACTCCAGAACGCCGAGGTCAGTGCCTGA
- a CDS encoding PaaI family thioesterase — protein sequence MREPIRGASGAGEQTAPANEVRSEGGAMSALEAWIRSMSRPEPSAEGRLPSHSPTCAGCGTENPAGLALKVDATEVGVRAVHRFDHRQEGAPGITHGGLVAAAFDDLFGFLLYRVGELAVTRSLTVEYLRPVLLRTDYEFSAHVRDRSGRRLHVEAAALDADGNPVATAHATFVVVDVEHFEQGKIAGR from the coding sequence ATGCGCGAACCGATCCGAGGCGCCTCCGGCGCAGGCGAGCAAACCGCCCCGGCGAACGAGGTACGCTCCGAGGGGGGCGCCATGTCGGCATTGGAGGCGTGGATCCGCTCGATGTCGCGGCCCGAGCCGTCGGCGGAGGGACGCCTCCCCTCGCACTCCCCCACCTGCGCGGGATGCGGGACGGAGAATCCTGCTGGTCTTGCACTGAAGGTCGACGCCACCGAGGTCGGCGTTCGCGCCGTGCACCGCTTCGACCACCGTCAGGAAGGGGCGCCCGGGATCACCCACGGCGGCCTGGTCGCTGCAGCGTTCGACGACCTCTTCGGCTTCCTCCTCTACCGGGTCGGAGAGCTTGCCGTGACGAGGTCCCTGACCGTCGAGTACCTCCGTCCGGTGCTGCTGAGGACCGACTACGAGTTCTCTGCCCACGTCCGGGACCGCTCGGGACGGCGGTTACACGTGGAAGCCGCGGCGTTGGATGCGGACGGCAACCCGGTCGCCACCGCACACGCGACATTCGTCGTCGTCGATGTTGAGCACTTTGAGCAGGGCAAGATTGCGGGCCGTTGA
- a CDS encoding TetR/AcrR family transcriptional regulator, with amino-acid sequence MVEVGRWVDSTVRRRSSRDDQVRARRRQQVASAALQVVDEAGVGAGTALIAERAGIPRPHVYRYFSSREDLDDDVVRLAAQDLIACVRPHLTRRGTPSQVVEGLVHACATWADVHPHLFRFLAARGQSRTLHRARMGRSRLLDEIAAAARGYTNSAEETFPEGILVGVMGMVDATIIWWLDQRDETLEVMVGRLSRHVTLVLHDALAAHGIDLDPAVELEPFIGG; translated from the coding sequence GTGGTCGAGGTCGGGCGATGGGTGGATTCAACGGTGCGGCGCCGGTCGTCGCGCGATGATCAGGTCCGGGCGCGGCGACGACAACAGGTGGCGAGCGCCGCTCTGCAGGTCGTCGACGAGGCAGGAGTGGGTGCCGGCACGGCCCTGATTGCCGAGCGGGCTGGCATCCCGAGGCCGCACGTCTACCGCTACTTCTCCAGCCGTGAGGACCTGGATGACGATGTGGTACGCCTCGCCGCGCAGGACCTCATTGCCTGCGTCCGGCCCCACCTGACTCGGCGCGGCACGCCCTCACAGGTCGTCGAGGGGCTGGTCCACGCCTGCGCCACCTGGGCCGACGTCCACCCTCACCTCTTCCGTTTCCTAGCCGCACGGGGGCAGAGTCGCACCCTTCACCGCGCTCGGATGGGTCGCTCGCGATTGCTGGACGAGATCGCTGCGGCGGCTCGCGGCTATACCAACTCGGCCGAGGAGACCTTTCCCGAGGGCATCTTGGTGGGCGTGATGGGGATGGTCGACGCGACAATCATCTGGTGGCTCGACCAGCGCGACGAAACCCTCGAGGTCATGGTGGGGCGCCTCTCGCGCCACGTCACTCTAGTGCTGCACGATGCCTTGGCCGCCCACGGAATCGACCTCGACCCAGCGGTCGAGCTGGAGCCGTTCATCGGCGGGTGA
- a CDS encoding tyrosine-type recombinase/integrase — MNALATSLQTYFTTFAHDQRDLSAHTIASYRDTWRLLLKHLASTLGVPADSLDFDAITAANVSGFLDQLEHERGNAARTRNARLTAIRSVLGRALPDHPEHAATITQVLAIPPKRTIRPVIEFLTTTEVDALLAAPDPNTWTGRRDHALLALTVQTGLRISEIRSLTRADIHLGTGPHVACTGKGRRQRITPLTRATLGIMQAYLAERATRLGTALFCGPQGWPLSRDALEHRLAKHLATATTTCPNLATKHVTMHTLRHTAAMNLLAAGVDVSVIALWLGHADTHSTDAYLHADMAIKQAAIDRTRPPDIKPGTYKPEPDILAWLTAL; from the coding sequence ATGAACGCCCTGGCCACCAGCCTGCAGACCTACTTCACCACCTTCGCCCACGATCAGCGCGACTTGTCCGCCCACACGATCGCCTCCTACCGCGACACCTGGCGGCTGCTGCTCAAGCACCTGGCCTCCACGTTGGGGGTCCCCGCGGACTCCCTCGACTTCGACGCCATCACCGCCGCCAACGTGTCCGGGTTCCTCGACCAACTTGAGCACGAACGCGGCAACGCCGCCAGGACCCGCAACGCTCGGTTGACCGCGATCCGTTCCGTGCTCGGCCGAGCCCTTCCGGACCATCCCGAACACGCCGCCACCATCACCCAGGTCCTCGCCATCCCACCCAAGCGCACCATCAGACCCGTCATCGAGTTCCTCACCACCACCGAGGTCGACGCACTCCTCGCCGCGCCCGACCCCAACACCTGGACCGGTCGACGCGACCACGCCCTGCTGGCCCTCACCGTCCAGACCGGGCTTCGAATCAGCGAGATCCGTTCGCTGACCCGTGCCGACATCCACCTCGGCACAGGCCCCCACGTCGCCTGCACCGGCAAGGGACGACGCCAACGCATCACCCCGTTGACCCGAGCCACCCTGGGCATCATGCAGGCCTACCTCGCCGAACGAGCCACACGTCTCGGCACGGCCCTGTTCTGCGGTCCCCAAGGATGGCCACTGTCGCGTGACGCCCTCGAGCACCGCCTCGCCAAGCACCTCGCCACCGCCACGACCACCTGCCCCAACCTCGCGACCAAGCACGTCACGATGCACACCCTGAGGCACACCGCAGCGATGAATCTCCTCGCCGCCGGAGTCGACGTCTCGGTCATCGCGCTCTGGCTCGGACACGCCGACACCCACAGCACCGACGCCTACCTGCACGCCGACATGGCCATCAAGCAGGCCGCCATCGACCGAACGAGACCACCCGACATCAAGCCCGGGACCTACAAGCCCGAACCCGACATCCTGGCCTGGCTCACCGCGCTGTGA